In a genomic window of Alteromonas gilva:
- the nagB-II gene encoding glucosamine-6-phosphate deaminase NagB-II: MTISIMAKEARQSAEVIANQLVENRPVCASLVETLQKIKPSMIMIIARGSSDHAGVFAKYLFEVELGIPVCAAAPSVSGIFNQQLNLSNALVIVISQSGRSPDILNQAKVAKQGGAYTVALVNDATSPLAETCDSFIPIRAGKEQAVAATKSYLASLSALLQLCAVWSGNEALEASLKALPGAMEDVCEQPPQLTLEYLANVQNCIVLGRAFGYAIAREVALKLKEVLGIHAESFSSAEFIHGPVTLAEKPLSIVDLAIPDESEKYHNAMIEDVKRRGARLVNLNCGDYKLHPRVLPLLLMQRFYLDIEQVAVSMGLDPDSPPGLNKVTETV, translated from the coding sequence ATGACGATTAGTATTATGGCTAAAGAGGCTCGCCAGTCAGCCGAAGTTATTGCCAACCAATTAGTTGAAAACCGACCGGTTTGTGCCAGTTTAGTTGAGACCCTGCAAAAAATTAAACCGTCGATGATCATGATTATTGCCCGAGGTTCTTCAGACCATGCTGGTGTATTTGCCAAGTATTTATTTGAAGTAGAGTTAGGCATTCCGGTATGCGCGGCAGCGCCTTCGGTGTCGGGTATATTTAATCAGCAACTGAATTTATCCAATGCGCTGGTGATTGTTATTTCCCAGTCGGGCCGCAGCCCGGATATCCTCAATCAGGCCAAAGTTGCCAAGCAAGGCGGAGCCTATACTGTGGCACTGGTAAATGATGCTACGTCGCCACTGGCAGAGACTTGCGATAGTTTCATCCCGATCCGCGCCGGCAAAGAGCAGGCCGTTGCAGCCACCAAAAGTTATCTGGCCAGCTTATCAGCCCTGCTCCAGCTCTGTGCGGTATGGTCTGGCAATGAAGCACTCGAAGCATCGTTAAAAGCACTGCCCGGCGCCATGGAAGATGTCTGCGAGCAACCACCACAACTAACCCTCGAATATTTGGCCAATGTGCAAAATTGTATTGTGCTGGGCCGGGCATTTGGCTATGCCATTGCCAGAGAGGTCGCCCTCAAATTAAAAGAGGTACTGGGTATCCATGCTGAATCCTTCAGCAGCGCTGAATTTATTCACGGGCCGGTAACCCTGGCCGAAAAGCCACTTTCAATTGTTGACTTAGCGATACCCGATGAGTCAGAAAAATACCATAACGCCATGATTGAAGATGTTAAACGACGTGGCGCCCGCCTGGTTAATTTAAACTGTGGCGATTATAAACTCCATCCCAGAGTGTTACCTTTACTGCTAATGCAACGTTTTTACCTTGATATAGAGCAGGTTGCTGTCAGTATGGGGCTGGACCCCGATTCGCCTCCAGGTCTTAACAAAGTAACGGAAACAGTATAA
- a CDS encoding carbohydrate binding family 9 domain-containing protein, translated as MLNSGATTTAANTAIKVSKIISGEPLVVSAPVFIEIKNANCLSMAKSILKITKTALNDIMNYRFWIACITLMCSLSLHADEKPLALATNSANKTVLNHIPFIAGEVAIDGKANEAQWQHAQVITLDYVTRPYINTAAPVKTEVRIFENGETLFIVFIASDPEPENIRAFFRDRDQVWSDDLVGLKLDTFNNGRLAYQFFANPLGVQTDAVENEMTGNESDSWNAIWESAGAINTQGYIVEMAIPLRVMNFKEGERNKIWGAEFVRFYPREERLRIANIPLDRDNACALCQLGQVAGFEQATQGRNLALVPTLVLGKGRERDPFSSSSWQDYEVTEPGLDIKWGITPEMSLQATLNPDFSQVEADDAQVSINNTFALFFSERRPFFVENADYFSSNQNLVYTRNIGAPDYGVKLTGQTGKHTFGVFLADDANTTFLIPGNLGSGVAVIDDESINGALRYRFDYNNDFSVGTVTTLRQSGDYHNHVNAIDVKYRLTQQDTIRAQYVSSDTQYPEGLVDKFCADDCSKPGDYSETALRVQKNGSFTGSAWRLNYRHEVRDWYFRADHYANDKDFRADLGFETKADYHKSVLGTGYYWWNENSWWNRIRLNGDWDITHNDEGELIEREVEAYASIRGRWQSFVEIGAVRRERVGLRHDASQLTITGNTDRFEETSGSVYVEARPNPTWFFSTFVRRGDQVDFANNRLGEQTFLESRLDVNIGKHAQLRVKHIYSDLDVADKALFTARISDIRLTYQLDARQFVRFIGIYNNTSRNRDNYTFAVTPQTRSLGGQLLYSYKLNPLTRFFIGVASAASEEEPLDGLTTSEKSVFMKFSYAWLS; from the coding sequence TTGCTAAACAGTGGCGCCACTACTACCGCAGCCAACACCGCAATAAAAGTAAGCAAGATCATCAGCGGTGAACCTTTGGTCGTGTCAGCTCCGGTGTTTATCGAAATTAAAAACGCGAACTGCCTGAGTATGGCAAAGTCTATCCTTAAAATTACAAAAACAGCACTGAACGACATTATGAATTATCGATTCTGGATAGCGTGCATCACATTGATGTGTAGTCTCTCGTTACATGCCGACGAAAAGCCACTGGCGCTGGCAACGAATAGCGCAAATAAGACTGTGCTCAATCATATACCGTTTATTGCCGGCGAAGTCGCCATTGATGGCAAAGCAAACGAAGCTCAGTGGCAGCATGCGCAGGTTATTACCCTAGATTATGTTACGCGGCCGTATATTAATACTGCTGCGCCGGTTAAAACGGAAGTCCGTATATTCGAAAACGGCGAAACCTTGTTTATCGTCTTTATCGCCAGCGATCCTGAACCTGAAAACATTCGCGCCTTCTTTCGCGATCGTGACCAGGTCTGGAGTGATGATCTGGTGGGGTTAAAGCTTGATACCTTTAATAATGGCCGTTTGGCATACCAGTTTTTTGCCAATCCATTAGGTGTGCAGACAGATGCCGTCGAAAATGAAATGACCGGCAATGAAAGTGATAGTTGGAATGCGATATGGGAGTCAGCAGGAGCGATCAACACACAAGGATATATTGTTGAAATGGCCATCCCGTTAAGGGTGATGAATTTTAAAGAAGGTGAACGCAATAAAATATGGGGCGCAGAGTTTGTGCGCTTTTACCCGCGCGAAGAACGTCTGCGAATCGCCAATATTCCCCTTGACCGAGACAATGCCTGTGCCTTGTGTCAATTAGGGCAGGTCGCGGGGTTTGAACAAGCCACTCAGGGGCGTAACTTAGCCCTGGTACCAACCCTGGTGCTAGGGAAAGGGCGTGAGCGTGATCCCTTCAGCAGCAGTAGCTGGCAGGATTATGAGGTGACAGAGCCGGGGTTGGACATTAAATGGGGCATTACTCCGGAGATGTCGTTGCAGGCAACGCTGAACCCGGACTTCTCTCAGGTGGAAGCCGATGATGCGCAGGTCAGTATTAATAATACGTTCGCGCTGTTTTTCTCAGAAAGACGGCCTTTCTTCGTCGAAAATGCCGATTACTTTTCCTCCAATCAAAATTTAGTTTATACCCGCAATATTGGCGCTCCCGACTACGGGGTAAAGCTTACAGGCCAAACCGGCAAACATACCTTTGGTGTATTTCTGGCCGATGATGCCAATACCACTTTTCTGATACCGGGTAACCTTGGTTCGGGTGTTGCCGTTATTGACGACGAGTCGATTAATGGTGCACTGCGCTATCGATTTGATTATAACAATGACTTTTCAGTTGGCACGGTTACAACACTTCGCCAGTCCGGCGATTATCATAACCATGTGAATGCTATTGACGTGAAATACCGGCTTACTCAGCAAGATACTATTCGTGCTCAGTATGTTAGCTCTGATACACAATACCCCGAGGGGCTCGTTGACAAATTCTGTGCTGACGACTGCAGTAAACCTGGCGACTATTCAGAAACTGCATTGCGGGTGCAGAAAAACGGCAGTTTTACCGGTAGCGCCTGGCGGCTAAACTATCGCCATGAAGTCCGTGACTGGTACTTCCGCGCTGATCACTACGCTAACGACAAAGATTTTCGCGCCGATCTCGGCTTTGAAACCAAGGCTGATTATCATAAAAGCGTACTGGGAACCGGCTACTATTGGTGGAACGAAAATAGCTGGTGGAACCGAATCCGTCTTAACGGTGACTGGGATATTACCCATAATGACGAGGGCGAATTGATCGAGCGCGAAGTGGAAGCTTATGCAAGTATTCGGGGGCGCTGGCAGTCTTTTGTGGAGATTGGCGCAGTCAGGCGTGAGCGCGTTGGGTTACGTCATGATGCCAGCCAACTAACCATTACCGGCAATACCGATCGTTTTGAAGAAACCTCTGGCAGTGTTTACGTGGAAGCCCGCCCTAATCCAACCTGGTTTTTTAGTACGTTTGTGCGCCGTGGTGATCAAGTTGATTTTGCCAATAATCGCTTAGGCGAGCAGACTTTCTTAGAGTCGCGCCTGGATGTGAACATTGGTAAGCATGCCCAATTGCGGGTTAAGCACATATACAGTGACCTTGATGTTGCAGATAAGGCGCTCTTTACCGCCCGGATCTCGGATATTCGTTTAACTTATCAGCTCGACGCCCGTCAGTTTGTGCGTTTTATTGGTATTTATAACAATACCAGCCGGAATCGAGACAATTATACGTTTGCTGTGACTCCACAAACCCGTTCACTTGGCGGCCAGTTGCTGTACTCGTATAAGCTCAACCCGCTTACCCGCTTCTTTATTGGTGTCGCCAGTGCAGCGTCAGAAGAAGAGCCCCTCGATGGTCTGACAACAAGTGAAAAATCAGTATTTATGAAATTCAGCTATGCCTGGTTGAGTTAG
- a CDS encoding BadF/BadG/BcrA/BcrD ATPase family protein translates to MSKDTYFIGIDGGGSRCRARLEDQDGNLLAAAQSGPANIIRSAEIAEASIIDAVNKALNAAELAISPSQVILCAGLAGANVNVAQQAFVKRNWPFKAVFVVSDLHAACAGAHAGKEGAVIVCGTGSSATQFANGIFTDFGGHGFPIGDKASGAWLGLQAVKLTLLGYDDLAPKDALFDAVAGHFKSTHSQEIVQACAGFNSNDYAAIVPALLPLYNSRNEAVVGLFNEGLRYLQALADKALCQQDMNLCLIGGLTELYGPRLSEAVQARITPCALIPEQGAILLAKQAITAGEL, encoded by the coding sequence ATGAGTAAAGACACCTATTTCATCGGTATTGATGGCGGGGGGAGCCGATGCCGGGCTCGCCTCGAGGACCAGGACGGTAATCTGTTGGCTGCGGCGCAGAGCGGTCCGGCGAATATTATACGCAGTGCTGAAATCGCCGAGGCGTCAATTATTGATGCCGTCAATAAGGCACTCAACGCGGCAGAGCTTGCGATAAGCCCGTCGCAAGTCATCTTGTGTGCCGGACTCGCCGGAGCCAATGTTAACGTGGCGCAACAGGCATTTGTAAAGCGAAACTGGCCTTTTAAAGCGGTGTTTGTTGTCAGCGACTTACACGCCGCGTGTGCTGGTGCGCATGCCGGTAAAGAGGGCGCCGTGATCGTTTGCGGCACGGGATCCTCTGCCACTCAGTTTGCCAATGGCATATTTACTGACTTTGGCGGCCATGGCTTTCCTATCGGCGATAAAGCCAGCGGTGCATGGCTTGGCTTGCAAGCTGTCAAACTCACCCTGTTAGGCTACGACGACCTGGCGCCCAAAGACGCACTTTTCGATGCGGTTGCGGGGCATTTCAAATCCACTCATTCCCAGGAAATCGTGCAGGCGTGTGCGGGTTTTAACTCGAACGACTATGCCGCCATCGTGCCCGCTTTGTTGCCACTTTACAACAGTCGCAATGAGGCCGTCGTCGGTTTATTTAATGAAGGTCTTCGATACTTACAAGCACTGGCAGATAAAGCACTCTGTCAACAAGATATGAATTTATGCCTGATTGGCGGCCTTACCGAACTTTATGGTCCGCGCCTGAGTGAGGCAGTACAGGCGCGAATTACCCCCTGTGCACTCATACCCGAACAAGGCGCTATTTTGCTCGCCAAGCAAGCTATAACAGCAGGAGAATTATAA
- a CDS encoding LacI family DNA-binding transcriptional regulator, translating into MSATIKSVAEYAGVSIKTVSRVINNEGTVKQDTLVKVQNAIAALNYKPNKAARDLAGRDNYVLGYVYDNPNAYYILAMQNGILDECRACGYELLIHPCDANSHSIIDELLAMVESARLAGVILSPPLSEMPDILSALDEKGILYVRIMSGEEALGTKHPCVLVNDFRAAFAITEHLIKQGHRDIAFIAGEQKHNSTRERQRGYLSALQTYGIDVQHAHMLQGTYSFGTGVEKIKQLLAQSDRPTAVFACNDEIAAGALFGARMEGVDVPSQLAIAGFENSPFSRQTFPPLTTASQPTAQIAQQATASLIQSLQSRRRGGNTQVGASHVFVPELVVRESTSR; encoded by the coding sequence GTGTCTGCCACAATAAAAAGTGTCGCTGAGTATGCTGGTGTATCTATTAAGACCGTATCACGTGTGATCAATAACGAGGGAACGGTAAAACAGGACACGTTGGTCAAAGTGCAAAACGCCATTGCTGCGCTGAACTACAAACCAAACAAAGCGGCGCGTGATTTAGCAGGGCGAGACAACTACGTTTTAGGGTATGTTTATGATAACCCCAATGCGTATTACATTCTGGCCATGCAAAACGGTATTCTCGATGAATGTCGGGCCTGCGGCTATGAGTTGCTGATCCATCCCTGTGATGCCAATAGCCACAGCATTATTGACGAGTTACTCGCGATGGTGGAAAGTGCCCGGTTGGCGGGAGTGATTTTGTCGCCTCCTTTGTCAGAAATGCCTGACATACTCAGTGCGCTGGATGAGAAGGGCATTTTGTATGTGCGTATAATGTCGGGAGAGGAAGCTCTCGGCACTAAGCATCCCTGCGTACTGGTAAACGACTTTCGCGCTGCGTTTGCGATCACCGAACACCTGATTAAACAAGGGCATCGGGACATTGCGTTTATTGCGGGTGAACAGAAGCATAATTCGACACGGGAACGCCAGCGCGGTTATTTAAGTGCGCTGCAGACCTATGGTATTGACGTCCAGCATGCGCATATGTTGCAAGGAACCTATTCCTTTGGCACGGGCGTTGAAAAAATTAAGCAACTTCTCGCTCAGTCAGACAGACCTACAGCGGTATTTGCCTGTAATGATGAAATCGCCGCGGGGGCCTTATTTGGTGCCCGTATGGAAGGGGTTGATGTGCCGAGTCAACTGGCTATCGCCGGTTTCGAAAACAGCCCCTTCTCACGGCAAACCTTTCCACCTTTAACGACGGCATCGCAGCCCACCGCGCAAATAGCCCAACAAGCCACTGCGTCGCTCATCCAGTCGCTGCAAAGCCGACGCCGTGGAGGCAATACGCAAGTTGGCGCTTCACATGTATTTGTACCTGAACTCGTGGTACGTGAGTCTACGAGCCGGTAA
- the nagA gene encoding N-acetylglucosamine-6-phosphate deacetylase, with amino-acid sequence MNISVQRVLTPDGVIDNATITLSDGKITAVEANSADNPLPGTLVPGFIDTQVNGGGGILFNQNLNAASLNTLANAHLQFGTTSMLPTLITDGEAAMHQAADAISEVIADNHPTIVGVHFEGPFLNVSKKGVHDAGFIRRPKDSELAILTRQDLGKVLVTVAPDNVAPGFIRELTAEGVIVALGHSNATAEQTQAALQAGATGFTHLFNAMSALQSRAPGMVGAALYDDAAYCGLIVDHHHVHPCSAALAIKVKSAQRIMLVTDAMAHVGSELNSLAFFDTVIERHGNKLMTPDGTLAGSCLDMHQAVLNCHRDLGVSLPDSCTMASQTPAEFLSLGQTHGSIATGQCANMLLLDDQLNINTIWLHGKPVSLATGDAQ; translated from the coding sequence ATGAATATCAGTGTTCAGCGTGTCCTGACGCCAGACGGTGTCATTGACAATGCCACTATAACGCTAAGCGATGGCAAAATTACCGCGGTTGAGGCCAACAGCGCTGACAACCCGTTGCCCGGAACGCTGGTGCCTGGCTTTATTGATACGCAGGTTAATGGCGGTGGTGGTATTTTATTTAACCAAAACCTCAATGCTGCCAGCCTCAATACCCTGGCAAACGCACATTTACAATTTGGTACCACCTCCATGTTGCCAACTCTGATTACCGACGGAGAGGCAGCGATGCACCAGGCTGCCGATGCCATCAGCGAGGTGATTGCTGACAACCACCCGACCATTGTCGGCGTGCATTTTGAAGGTCCGTTTTTAAATGTCAGCAAAAAAGGCGTTCACGATGCCGGCTTTATTCGCCGCCCAAAAGATTCCGAACTTGCCATTCTGACCCGTCAGGATCTGGGCAAAGTGTTGGTCACCGTAGCCCCTGACAATGTAGCGCCCGGCTTTATTCGCGAGTTAACGGCCGAGGGCGTTATCGTTGCGCTCGGCCACAGTAACGCCACCGCTGAGCAAACCCAGGCAGCCCTGCAGGCGGGTGCGACCGGGTTTACCCACTTGTTTAACGCCATGTCAGCATTACAGTCGCGGGCGCCGGGCATGGTGGGTGCAGCCTTATACGATGACGCTGCCTATTGTGGTCTGATTGTTGACCATCACCACGTGCATCCATGCAGTGCCGCACTGGCAATCAAGGTTAAATCAGCACAGCGTATTATGCTGGTCACCGACGCTATGGCGCACGTTGGCAGTGAATTAAACAGCCTGGCTTTCTTTGATACCGTTATTGAGCGCCACGGTAATAAACTGATGACACCGGATGGTACACTGGCTGGCTCGTGTTTGGATATGCATCAGGCGGTACTTAATTGCCATCGCGATCTTGGCGTGTCACTGCCCGATAGCTGCACTATGGCAAGTCAAACCCCCGCAGAATTTTTATCGTTAGGTCAAACCCATGGCAGCATTGCTACTGGCCAATGCGCCAATATGCTGCTGCTCGATGATCAACTCAATATCAACACCATCTGGTTACACGGTAAACCCGTGTCACTGGCAACCGGAGACGCACAGTGA
- a CDS encoding STAS domain-containing protein: MRTISKGLVSLRDNAAQGAKNQNTDEQSCGKCYLVRGGLSTDTSDCKECFSGTSARPDTLILPRVWTGINARSVLLAVEDLYIQPTPENRINIDLSRVEYIDSSGLGALVGIRKTIAKKQMTVRLINVDKHIQGLLETANFDRLFEIN, encoded by the coding sequence ATGCGGACAATATCGAAAGGTTTGGTCTCGCTCAGAGATAATGCTGCGCAAGGCGCAAAGAACCAGAACACTGACGAACAAAGTTGCGGTAAGTGTTACTTGGTTCGTGGTGGTTTATCCACCGATACATCAGATTGTAAAGAATGTTTTTCGGGTACTTCAGCTCGCCCTGATACACTAATATTACCGCGCGTGTGGACCGGCATAAATGCCCGTTCGGTGCTGTTGGCAGTAGAAGATCTCTACATCCAGCCCACGCCGGAAAACAGAATCAATATCGACCTCTCGCGTGTTGAGTATATTGATTCGTCTGGGCTTGGCGCGCTGGTGGGGATTCGTAAAACGATTGCCAAAAAACAAATGACAGTAAGGTTGATTAACGTCGATAAGCATATCCAAGGGCTGTTAGAAACGGCGAATTTCGACCGTTTGTTTGAGATAAACTGA
- a CDS encoding sugar MFS transporter, producing the protein MPILTIGLLFFIFGFVTWLNGALIPFLQMVCELSEIEALFIAFCFYVAYVVMALPMARILEKTGYKKGMVLGLLLIAAGCLLFVPAALSKTFAIFLFAQFVVGSGLTILQTASNPFIVHLGAQESAAARIAFMGLLNKFAGVLAPLLFTALVLGDFSNVNQLSLAALPEAERLEQLKQMSNQLIQPYIGMAIALAVLAAGLAKINLPDIKFTDNNTPADKVSGTIMQFPHLILGAVALFCYVGVEVIAGDTIGLYGSSLGLDNATSLTSYTMTAMVIGYFLGLICIPRFITQPQALAGSATLGLILTLFIMFGANDTTAIASVLWGWSGLPVLPDTVTMIALLGLANAMVWPTLWPLALDGLGKFTPQGSAVLIMGIAGGAILPLTYGGLSDLMSSQFAYVIMLPCYLFIGYYALLGHKKRVW; encoded by the coding sequence ATGCCTATACTGACCATTGGCCTGCTATTTTTTATCTTCGGATTTGTTACCTGGCTGAACGGCGCGCTTATCCCTTTTTTACAGATGGTTTGTGAATTAAGCGAGATTGAAGCGTTATTTATCGCCTTCTGCTTTTATGTTGCCTATGTGGTTATGGCGCTGCCTATGGCCCGTATTCTTGAGAAAACGGGCTACAAAAAAGGCATGGTTCTGGGCTTACTGCTCATTGCCGCCGGTTGCTTACTATTTGTTCCCGCGGCGTTGTCAAAAACCTTTGCCATATTCTTGTTCGCCCAATTTGTAGTTGGCTCCGGACTGACTATTTTGCAAACCGCTTCGAACCCCTTCATTGTGCATCTGGGGGCGCAGGAGAGTGCCGCTGCACGTATTGCGTTTATGGGATTGCTTAATAAGTTTGCCGGCGTGCTTGCCCCGTTATTATTTACCGCATTAGTACTGGGCGATTTTAGCAATGTTAACCAACTTTCGTTGGCTGCGTTGCCTGAAGCGGAGCGTCTTGAACAGCTAAAACAAATGTCTAACCAGCTTATCCAGCCTTATATTGGCATGGCCATTGCGCTGGCAGTGCTGGCAGCGGGCCTTGCAAAAATCAATCTGCCGGATATTAAGTTTACCGACAACAACACCCCTGCCGATAAAGTCTCCGGCACTATTATGCAGTTTCCTCACCTTATTTTAGGCGCGGTGGCCTTGTTTTGTTATGTCGGTGTCGAAGTTATCGCTGGTGACACTATAGGTTTGTATGGGTCGTCGCTGGGGCTGGACAACGCCACCTCATTAACCTCTTACACCATGACAGCAATGGTAATTGGCTATTTTCTTGGCCTTATATGTATTCCCCGTTTTATTACACAACCGCAAGCACTGGCGGGCTCGGCGACGCTGGGATTAATACTCACGCTGTTTATTATGTTCGGCGCCAACGATACAACAGCCATTGCCAGTGTATTGTGGGGTTGGAGTGGTTTACCGGTGTTACCGGATACCGTCACCATGATAGCGCTGCTGGGGTTAGCTAACGCCATGGTATGGCCAACGCTGTGGCCACTCGCTCTTGATGGTCTGGGCAAGTTCACGCCACAAGGTTCGGCAGTGCTAATCATGGGGATTGCAGGCGGCGCTATATTACCACTGACCTATGGTGGCTTATCCGACCTGATGTCATCGCAGTTTGCCTACGTGATTATGTTGCCTTGCTATCTCTTTATCGGCTATTACGCTTTACTGGGGCACAAAAAACGCGTCTGGTAA